The sequence GTAAGAAGAGTAAGAAGTAACCGTTCATGTAtgctatttaaaaacagaaacacaaaagaatcAGCAGAAAAGTTGAAAGTGGTTGCCTCTAAGTGAGAGTCAGAGAAGTCTGAGGGCTGCACCTGGCCAAACTCTCTGACAGCCTGGGCCTCCTCCTGGACACCGTGGCAGCCTTCAGTCCCGGGTCCTCCCCTGCCTGCCCTTTCTCTTACCTTGCTCTCCACTACTCCCAGGCCCCTGtcctgcttcctcctctttcccctgAATGCATGGACCCACCCTCCTCCCTTCTTCATCAACATTAAAATTACTCCCAACCTTTATCTCCAACCCCTATGGCCCCTCCAGATCTACACTAGACTCACCTTCCACTTGGCACCTCTACTTAAGACATCCAATGGCATCTCGAATTCCACTGCCCACATTAAGCATGGGCATGTTACCCCCTCACCAGCTTCTTCCTTCCACGATTCACCAGAGGTAGCCCTCCTAACATGTCTTGTCACTTCTACCCTGAGTCTTATGGCCTGTTTtcaacacagcagccagagcGATCCCTTTACACCCAAAGTCTGCTCCAATGAATTCCATCACTCATCATATCTCACCTCAGTTTACAAAAGTGcagggaacagaggagcctgttaacACTACAATGATGCAGGGTGGTAGGGTgcgggatgaaactggagcccattatacagagtgaagtaagccagaaagataaagaacattacagtatactaacacatatatacggaatttagaaagatggtaacgatggccctatatgcagggcagaagagacgcagaagtacagaacagacttctgaactctgtgggagaaggtgagggtgggatgtttcgaaagaacaacatgtatattacccagaggaatcgggtggagagggaggtgggatgggggaccgggatggggaatacgtgtaactctatggctgattcatatcaatgtatgacaaaacccattgaaaaataaaaaattaaaaaaaaaaaaacaaaaaacaaaaaaaacactacaatgaTGCAACCAGCCAAAACCAGAATTTGGGAAACTCCAACATCAGGTATCCAGGGAGTCTTCAATCATAAATGGAGGGAAAATGTAGGAGGCAGTACTAGGGACACACCAAGCTGATGCAGCTGATGCACTTGGCCTTTCAGCGTATAACCCGTGAGGAATACATTATTGTCGACAGTAGGGGACTATGGACTGGGTATTACAATATGGGTATGACACTGGGGAATTGTTGCTTATGCTCAATACACATGAACATGCTCAGAGTACATGCTCAGCAAGTACGTGCTAAATTCAGATTTTTAGAAACAAGCTTAAAAATCAGATATGGCCAGTTTCCTACAGCAGGTCACCATTCCCTCATATGGAAGATGTGGGCAATAAAATCGCCCCCTCCCTGAGGTGTCATGGTAATAACCCCATCCCCCACCAAGTTGCCAGCACAGAATAAAAGCAAACAGAGACGTGTACGGCACTGCCAAGGGTAGAATGTGATGGAGGTGTGGGGTACCCCGTCCACCAGGACACTCCCTCATCTCTGCCCTCACTGTCTGAGGCTAGGGAAGGTGTCTCCAGCCACTCAGGGTCAACCAGCCAGCCTACCATGCTGGTGAGGATTCTATCACCACTCCCCTGCAACCCCAGCACAGCCTGTTAACCACATTCCCACCTCTGAAGACTCCAGGCCTAGGGCCTCTACCTCAGAAAATCTTAAGTTGGCAGGGACAGCAAGAATGAAAAGGCCTTGAGAGTTGTCCCATGGGCCCCCACACACACAGGGGCAAGTATCAGTGCTAGCAGGTGTGGCCAGGGTGGTCGTAGACAGaggagacccagatgctgggggCCCGGTGTGCCACCATTCCCACTTTCCAACCACACAGGAGGGAGGAATGACCCAGAGAGGGCTGGGagcaaaatcaattttttttttttttttttccaattagcaataatcgcgcctcggataaacttcattggctacgatactgccactgcgcaaagctTCAAGTCAATTTTTAACCAACCAACTTATTAGATTTTTCCAGTGTGCTGCCAGGGGGCCTGAACACCCCTTCAGGGGGAGGCCTTCCAGGCACCACAGCCCAAACTCTCACTTTaaatgggaaactgaggcaggacaGCAGTGTTACATGCCCCAGAGTTCACAGCAAGGCCAGGACCGTGGCTGCGAGAAGGCAGACATCCAGGCTCCTGAAGTCTTATGGGTCGAGTGTCCTGTCGAGCATCCATGAGGTGACTGTAGCGGCGGCAGGCCCTAAAACTTGGCAGCGTACCCAGAGGAAGGTGCTAACCTCCacttcaggaaactgaggctgcgaGACCCAGCACCTTGCTCAATGCCACACGTGCAGCAGTGGCTTAGCTGGGTTCAGGcccacccctccccttccccaacaagggatctcTGCTGGCCAACCATCACCCCATCCTCAGTGGTCTCTGACATGTTGGGTGGAGGGTACGTGTGCCCGTGTGCCCACTGAGCCTCTGACCACAGGGCCCGGAAGCCCAGCCAGGCCACGCCCACCTCCTTCCAGCCACAGACAGGGGGGCTGTGTGGGTGACCCAGCCCAGCAGGCAGTCAAACCCTTGGCAGGATGCCCCATAGGTCCCTGGGGACCAAACAGGCCTGTGTGGTTACAGGAACTTGGCTCAGGGCCTGGCACCAGCCAACGCCCACTGACTGCTGCTTATTGCATGAACCATCCTTCCTGTACCCTCATCCCCGGGGAACCCCCTCCAGGAGAAGACGTCTCCCAGAGCCACCTGTGGGGCCGCTGGGGCCCCAGAATACTCTAACAGGAAAGGCTGCTCCCGAAATAAATTCCAGTTTGGCTTCTCCGCCAGGGCTACGTCCAGGCCTGAAGGTCAAGTGCACTGGGGCTCTCCAAGTCCAGCAGCCACCCCCCAAGGGCCCAGTGCTGCCAAGAGATGTGTTACCTTCAgggcccccacctccacctcccactGCCCTCCAGAAGCCCAAGTCCCCTGGTGGAGCCCAGGGATCAGAGGAACTTCTGGGCCTTAGACTTCCAGCCCCGTGTGGGCAGCCGAGAAAAACAGGGGCCTCACAGACCAAGTTGCCAAGCCAATGCCACCCCACCTTTATTTACTGGTGCTCAGGTTCCAGTCAGACACTTGGATCTGGAGGGCACAGGAAGAAAAACATGGCCCTGAAGACCCTCCCAACTCACCACACAGAGCAGGACCCACTGGGTAGCCTCGCCAGCTCAGGCCAGCCCCACGCCCCCTCCCAAAGGTGGGCCAGACCTGGCTGCCTAGAACCAGTGGAGGGGGCACCCAGCAGTGTGCCAGGCCCGGAGAGCTGGTATCATCCTGAAGCTGACAGGGAAGGAAGGGGTCAGGCTGGACAGTGAGGTGGAGGGGTCAGACGCTCCCGGTGCCCAGGCCACAGATGCAGCAGGGGTCGGTGAGGGACCCATGCTGGGTGTGGGTGGGACCACCCTGTCTTGGCTCCTGGCCACTTCAGGACAAAACCAGCCCAGTCCCACAGCACAGGAGACAACAAAGGGCCCCTCATCTCCCTCCTGATCCTGGAAGTAGCCAGGGgttgggaggtgggggcaggagaaggtggtAAGAATCAGGGTCAGGGCCCTGGGGGGCAGGCAGGACCAGCAGCTCCAAAGGTCCAGCCAGGCCTGGGGGGCACGGGCTGGCAGGGCCGAGGCCCTCCTAGGGACGGGGGTAACCTGAGATCCcccaagaggaaaggaaaggctcggggaggaggggcaggcctTGGCCATCAATCATGCCTGTCCTGGTCCTGGGATTTTCGGCCCACTGGGAGCaaggccccctccccctcccaggagCTGAGCCCACAGGAGAGGCGGCGGCCAGTGGCAGGCTGCACCCAGATCTCCCGGAGGCCAGGGGAGGGGCACTGGCGCACTTTAGGACTTCTTGGCGTCCTGCGTGTTCCGGCGCTTCAGGTCACTCAGGTCGATGGGCTTGAAGGCTGCCAAGGGGCAGAATGGTCAGTGGTGGGTACGGGCGGAGAGGCAGGGTCTGTCCCTTGTCCTGCCCTTGCCTCTGAAAGCCCTGGGATCCAGGCCACCCAACCACGCTGTCTTGGAAGCAGCAGGCAGGTGGGCCTTCCTGCCCCCTAGCCGGCCCCTCACGCCCAGGGCAGCCCCACTTACTCTTCAGGCTGGGGTTAGGGACCTTCTCCACGTACTCCTCCACCAGGCCCCGCTCGCTGCCCGACATCTGGCTGCGCAGGTCCCGCTCCACACCCTGCCAGGCTGCAGGAAGCAGGGGTGGTCAGGGCCCCGACCCTCGGGCCTGCAATCTGGCCCCAACAGTGTCCAAGCAGATGGCACCAGCTCCTGCCGTCCCTCCCCTCCAAGTGGCCCCACAGGCCCCCCGTGCCCAAACTCCCACTTCAACAGTTTCTGGCTCCTGAGTCCAGCCTGCTCTTAACCTGAACTTGTCCTCAACACACCCTCCTCCCTCGAGGAGCCCTGCCCAAGCCATGCCCCTTTCGGCCTCATGGTACCATGACCAGAGCTGCAGTCACAGAGGCATATGAGACCCACTAGAGTACAACACTTCCTCCAGGTGGGCGCCCCATCTTTCCCACGtcctgtcccccaccccagcACAAATGCTGTGCACACGTGCTCACACCTCCACCACACCACTCCCAAGACACCCCAGGTTCCCCAGGGTGCGCCATCTTCCACGGCCCCCCTCTTCCCAAGCAAACACCACTGACTCCAAACATTGCCTCTTCTGGGGTGCTGCCTGTCAGGAACACCACAGTGCTGACCAGGCACACCTGTGACCAGAACAGGTCTCCACACCCCAAAGGAGTGCAGGGCAGAAGAGGTTCAGGGTGGCTGACTGGGGACACCCCACGTACCTTCATAAATGAAGCGCACATTCTCCTCGTGGGCCGGCGTGAAGATCTCGCTGCTGTTGGGGGGAGAGCGGGGGCTACTGTTCCTCTTGCCGTTGTAGACGACTCTGGAGACGGGGGAACTGGGGGGAGCCCGGCCCGTGAGGAGGGGCTACAGGGCAGGGCCCCCCCACACCTGGAGGTCATTCTACTACCTAAGACCCACCTGGTCATCGCTGGGGTGTCTGGTCCTCCCACTCCACTGCCGGATCCCCTCGGCCTCTGGAAGGGAAGGCCCACGACATAGGGGTGGGATGAAGGCCACCTTGCCACCCTCTCCAGAAGGTGTCCAGGGGTGGGAAAGGCGGGGGGCATTTGCCTCTTCCCTTTAGCTGTGATCTCCCTGCCTTCCAGGAGACAGGGTCGAGCCACAATCCAGCTGGCTAAGGGTACAGTACCATTAGCCAAATGCAGCCAGGGGTCGCCAACAGGCATGAGTCGGAGCAGCTTGAGCTCCAAGTGGACCCCACATTTGAACCACTGTGGCCCAGGGGGCACCTACCCCAGGGTCAGGAAGCCCCGTTGATATTCCCAGTTCAAGTCTCAGAACACCACTCCTGACAGCGTGCAGAGCCGCAGGAAAGGCCTGTAGTCGTCCAGTGCCCTCATGGCCTGCAGGGCCTAGTATCTTGTTTCcactgagcctctgtttcctatctgtaaaatggggatatgcTTCCCAGTGGGAAAAGTGCCTGCCTGGCTTAcaggagggctgggggaggacTGTGAACCTGGAGGAAGCCATCAGGTCAATCCTGGTGACCGAGACTCTGGGGTGTGTCCTGTTTACAGGCTCTCTCAGCCCAGGAACCAGACAGCCCTGGATGGGGGTCTATTTTTAGACTCACTCTCAAACTGCCCAATTGGACAAAGTCCCCTCTCTGGCTGAGGACACACACCGCAGGGTGAGGAAGCTAGTTGCACAGGGCTAGTCCCAGGCCTGGCCTTGCCCCAGAGTACACCAACCCCAGGTGCTGGGGAAAGGGGGACGCCTGGGAACGGCCTGTGAGCACAAgcgcctcccctccccagcccctggagcctgggggccccagaATGCTCAGAGCGTGTAGCCACAGCCCCTCCTGAAGAGCCTGGAAGATGAGACCCAGTGGATACTTCCTCTCTGGCTCCTTTGGCATTTAAACACCTGCacagggggacttccctagtggtccaggggttaagacactGTGCTCCCATTGCAAAGGCCgtacgtttgatccctggtaggggaactgagatcacacatgctgcacaTCAcagctaggggaaaaaaatctgcacaGGTGAAACAGCCTACAAACTGAGGTAGCAACAACAAAGCATAAAGCCAGCTTCCGAAGGGCACATCGAAGCCTATGCCCTACCAGGAGAGAGGCCCTGCTCCTCACAAAGTGACTTCTCCTTTCTCTGGACTCAAGGGATCTCACTGCCTATGATTCTCCTGTCCAGGTGCCAGTCCCACAGACACCAGAGCAAAGAGGGAATGCCCTCTCTGGCCTGAGGGTGCCCTGGGGAAACTGAAGGGGCTCAAGAACACTCACATCTCAAGGGGCTATTGGCAGCACAATGAGGTAAGAGGCTTCAATTAAGCAACAGGAGGGAGGCGCCTGGAGATCAGCCATCCCCTGCCCAGGCCCCTTCAGCCCTCCTGCAGTCTGTCCTCTCAGACCTCGGTGGCCACGTCTTCAGGGTACCTGCCTTCCCAGCTTTGTCCATCTCCAGGGCCTCTTCTTTCCAGGGCAGCCTGGGTTTGGCCTCCTCTGGTCACAGCCTGAGAGCTGCCTGGCCTTTGTGGGTGCCTGACTTAGGTCCAGGGCCCCATTCAGTCTCAGGCCTAACTCAGAGGCCAACCCCTTCCAGCTCCCGTTGCCCCAactgcacacacgcacatgcatccATGGCTCTGGGGTTCTCTGAGCACGTCACCTGCTCCCCTTAGTCTGCATTCCCAAGGCCTGGACCCCAGGCCCCTGGAGCATTTGGTCTCCACAGTGGGAACCCACCCCTTGTTGCCCCCACCGGCCACGCTTCCTGACCACAGGCTAGAATCCCCCATGAGCCGTGGAGCTGTGTACCTGTCACTGGGCACCTGTCCACACGGATATGCTACTTGAGCTAATAAGGTTTCTGGTGCTCTGGACAGAGCAGCCAGGAAGTACCCTGGCCAGGGGCAAGACACCCGCAGGCTCTCATGTCCTCAGGacttaaagaatgaataaaaggactttttaaaaaggagtcaGACTGTCTGCCTCCTCTCAATGGGGGAGGTCACACCCAACCAGGTCCGTCTTTAA comes from Muntiacus reevesi chromosome 18, mMunRee1.1, whole genome shotgun sequence and encodes:
- the MCRIP1 gene encoding mapk-regulated corepressor-interacting protein 1 isoform X2 — protein: MTSSPVSRVVYNGKRNSSPRSPPNSSEIFTPAHEENVRFIYEAWQGVERDLRSQMSGSERGLVEEYVEKVPNPSLKTFKPIDLSDLKRRNTQDAKKS
- the MCRIP1 gene encoding mapk-regulated corepressor-interacting protein 1 isoform X1, producing the protein MASSRFTVLPQPSCKPGRHFSHWEAYPHFTDRKQRLSGNKILGPAGHEGTGRLQAFPAALHAVRSGVLRLELGISTGLPDPGRPRGSGSGVGGPDTPAMTSSPVSRVVYNGKRNSSPRSPPNSSEIFTPAHEENVRFIYEAWQGVERDLRSQMSGSERGLVEEYVEKVPNPSLKTFKPIDLSDLKRRNTQDAKKS